A window of Shewanella mesophila contains these coding sequences:
- a CDS encoding manganese-dependent inorganic pyrophosphatase encodes MPMYVVGHKIPDSDSICGAIALAYLKNQIGEAAIPARLGELAPETAFILERFGFEAPEFKESYAGEEVYIVDHSELTQAPDDIAQATIVGIVDHHKLGDLTTSTPLECWIRPVGCSNTVIKMMYDFYNVEIPKDIAGIMLCAILSDTVIFKSPTCTTADIKCVEALAEIAGVEDFKALGMEMFKVKSAVEGTPVRDLVMRDFKDFNMNGNLIGIGQLEVIDLSVFDDIKADLEADIAALKAEGKRHSVLLLLTDIMKEGSEMLVVSDDSELTSRAYGKATENGRVWLDGVLSRKKQVVPPLQDALA; translated from the coding sequence ATGCCAATGTACGTTGTGGGACATAAGATCCCAGATTCAGATTCAATTTGCGGCGCTATCGCACTTGCTTATCTTAAAAATCAGATTGGTGAAGCTGCAATTCCAGCGCGTCTTGGTGAACTCGCTCCAGAGACAGCATTCATACTAGAGCGTTTCGGTTTCGAAGCTCCGGAATTCAAAGAGAGCTACGCGGGCGAAGAAGTTTATATTGTTGATCACTCAGAGTTAACACAAGCACCGGATGATATTGCTCAAGCAACGATTGTCGGCATCGTCGATCATCATAAGTTGGGCGACTTAACCACATCGACTCCGCTTGAGTGTTGGATCCGTCCGGTAGGTTGTAGTAACACAGTCATTAAGATGATGTATGACTTCTACAATGTAGAGATCCCGAAAGATATTGCTGGCATCATGCTATGCGCTATCTTAAGCGACACGGTTATCTTTAAGTCACCAACCTGTACCACTGCCGATATAAAGTGTGTTGAAGCATTAGCTGAAATCGCTGGCGTTGAGGATTTCAAAGCACTGGGTATGGAGATGTTTAAGGTTAAGTCGGCAGTCGAAGGCACTCCAGTTCGCGATCTTGTTATGCGCGACTTTAAAGACTTCAACATGAACGGTAACTTAATCGGTATTGGTCAGCTTGAAGTGATCGATCTATCAGTGTTTGACGACATCAAGGCCGATCTTGAAGCGGATATTGCGGCCCTGAAGGCTGAAGGCAAGCGTCATAGCGTACTGTTATTACTGACAGATATTATGAAAGAAGGTTCTGAAATGTTAGTGGTTTCAGATGACAGCGAGTTAACCTCGCGCGCCTATGGCAAAGCAACTGAGAATGGCCGAGTGTGGTTAGATGGTGTTCTTAGCCGTAAGAAGCAAGTCGTTCCACCGTTGCAAGATGCGTTAGCCTAA